TATATGCAAAATCTCCTAATCATCTATAGCTTCTGTGGGAAAAGATTTGAGGAGAGAAAAGCCAAAGCCTTCATCCCTGCGTCCGCGGCGGCAGCCGTGCCAAATGGATTTCCAATGAAACGGGAAGCGTTTCCCAAACTTTGTTTTGAATTGCTGATGTGGTGATTTGCATAACTCCCTTTGTGTCTTGCAGCTGGCCGGCATGGAGTCGGGCTACGCCTGTTTCTGTGGCAACGAGGTGGACCTGCGAGACCACGGCGAGTCGCCCGGCATGGAGTGTAACCACGTTTGCTTCGGCGACCACACGCAGCCCTGCGGCGGAGACGGCTGGGTCATCATCTTCGACAGTGAGTGCAGTTCATTTGAATGAATCCTCGCAGAGATGAGTTTCCAAAGCTCCAACGGCGAGGGCAGGCTTTAAACCCACCATCGTTCCTTCTGTCCTTCAGCTCGAGTTGGTGCTTGTGGTGGAAACTACACCGCTCCATCAGGAGTTGTCTACTCCCCCGACTTCCCCGACAAATACAGTCCTGGCCGTGTTTGCTACTGGACCATCAGGGTCCCCGGGTCCTTCGCCATCCTCTTCAACTTCACCTTCTTCGACATTTCCGATCAGAGGGAcatggtggagctgctggatggTTACACCAACCGGGTGGTGGCGCGCTTCGACTGGCGCAGCCCCCCGCGCCAGCTGCTCAACGTCACGGGCGACTTCGTCATACTCTACTTCTACTCGGACCGCACCAACCAGGCCCAGGGCTTCGCTCTGCTTTACCAAGGTAGGAAACGCCCCCCGCCCCCGGCCCACCTACAGCCACGTTTACAGGATGGGGCTCCTGCACGCTGACCCGCTGACCCGCTCGCCCCACGCCGCCGCTTTCCGCCGCAGCCCTGGTGTAGCAGCGCTCAGGCCGCTGTCACGCCGCTGACAGGCCCTTTTCCCATTTCATTTGCTAGCGGATGTCTCACAGCCCCGGGTGACGCTGCATATTTAAATCggcttttgtttttctaggaACTGGCTCCCTTATCAAGCTGTGGCAGGCAGCTCTGCCTCTCCAGAGTTTGTTCCTCGCTGAATTGCACAGCAAATCTTTCTACCACCTACATATAAAGTAATGTGATACCGCGCGCTGGGCTTTGTGATATGATGATTTAAGCGTAGAGGACACTTACAGCAGAGCAAAGGCAGAACTCACAAGTCGAAGGCCAGTTGAAGTCCAGActaatgtggaaaatgtgtgAAACTGATGCGGGAAAAGAAAGACTTCCTCTGTTGTTTTCCCTCTGTGAACGTTCTGAAAGCACTGAAAATGATTTAATGGATTAATTTCTGGagacatgagcgaagcacaccCTGATATAATTCAGTGTAGGTGACATTCAAGCTCACATCCCGCCACAGTGAGAGACCAGAGATCTgtcgctgctcctccctctccgcATCCATTCCGCTCATTTCTCTCGCCCGCTGGCAttactgtaaaaacaatatttcaAGGTCAAAGTCTTCTGAACTGTGGTCAGGCATCATCTTCTCTGTGCTTGTTCTGTGTGAAGCATCGTGTAGCCAAGAAATGGAATCTGAGGCGCTACGGGAAAAGGTCACTTCTTGGAGTAATAGTTTTTCTACAGTAAGAAATGGAGACAAATCCCAGCcgatgaggagcagagacagagacgggtACTGGAACAGAGGCCAGCGGTCGATTATCAGAGCGACTAATGTCTCCTCGTGGCGGCCGAGTGGTTGAAAGGGTCATTTCAGCGTAAACGCTCTCAGATGACGACGGCAGAGAGTTTCAGCCGAGCCCAGATTTAAAGCGCGGTAGTTTGTTTGCAAATGGAGAACATGTGAGAAGTTCTGCATCACAGTCAAGTTAAGCTGTTACgtgaaaaaaaacatccagcCGCTGTTCACGGAAGAGTGAGATCCGCCATGAATCAAATAGGATTTGGAGGTAGTTGCTGataacatgggggggggggggggggggggggggggggggatattTGGCTTTGTCAGTCTTTCATGCTTCTGCATCTACTCTCAGGTTTAGGTGTTACTCTTTTTGCAAAATAGTTCAGTCAAAGTTCAAAACAGACTTTTCTGTATCTTCTAACCTTAGCGTTGAGTAGTTTATGTTCTTTAATATGTGAAGCAACTGGTAGAGATAAGTCTATCTTTCATCTCTGTGCTAGATTTCACATTGATATTAAATTTATCAAGTCTAAGAGAGTAATGAAGTGTCACACATAAATAGCAGGATGGCAGATACACACTTTGTTATCACAAGCAGCATTTTTGACGTCTTCAttgcatcacatctgtgtttagaGGTGAATGAGCGGCGGAGAATATGTTGTTTAGGATATCGCTTTCCTCCAGGGACACAGAAGGAGTGGAAATAGCAAACTCTGCCCATCTGGTCGTGTAAGCAGGTTAAAACTAACCAAATTTATTGCAAACACTTTCTGAATCAAATCTGGAGCAGACTGAGAATCTTTCAGCACCAGATGTTTACAGCAGGCTGGAGTGTTTCTGCAGAGGCAGCCGGTTTCTTAACAAACGCACTTAGGATTAAATATTCACTTGTGACTCGTCTGTATATACTTTCAACAACGTGATCCACAACATGTGTCCCATTactgcagcagcctgtttaCCCCACGGTGATAAATTAAAGGGGCGTTAAGTGATCTGTGTCCTCGAGTTGTAGAAATGACAGCAACAGAGCTTGTCCTCCACTCCACCGCCCAAGTGCCATGAAGCCTCTAATGTACACAGATAGCTGCACTTTGAAGAGGTGATATATCACAGCCGAgcattaatactaataatataataaaccaATTTGTGAAGCTGGCAAATATGGCTGAAAGTACTAAATCTTCTAAATACAAAGATGATGGGGATGTGAATACTGAGAAAGAATTGTAGAAGAATGATGATGCAAGAGTGATGGAATTACAGCTGGTCTCTGCACACATTCTGTCGACTTGCTGatgtttacattaaatgttTGATTAAGTATAAATGAAATCATATGAAGGTACAAAAAGACAAACCCAACCCAGGGTCAGTTTGCATCAGAGAACGAGCAGCGTCATCAGGCCTGAGCccgtttttcattttaattaaagaaaacGTGAAATCATAAATTTGATTAACAGAATATTGTAAAAATATGACATAGTATGTTTTCACCAGGATGGAATTGCTTTCATAGTCGAATAACGATAATCCAGAGTTATAGCTCGGCCCCGCATTCATTTTGCATCTCTATTACTGGTGTTAGTGTTGTGTCTGTATCTCTGGCTTCAGAACAAGGCCTTCTACCACTTGTGCAGACGTACTGTATCCTCGTTCATCACTGAGCGTGCCAGTAAACTGGACGTGTGTGCAGAGGTGAGGCTGGTGCATTTCAATAAATGCCAGCGGGTCAGAACATGTTGCTCCCAAACAGAGCCAGAGAGAAATAATCTCTGGGTCACTTACACTGAGCAGTAAACCTCGCCCCGCGCTGTGTGTGGGTCACTCTGTGGTTCTAAAGGCTAATTAAAACATTGGCTTTGAGGTTCAGTGGGTTCTGCTGATACCTGATACCTTTTCTTCTTGTTTCCCAAGCCCTGAGAAGCCAAGTCAACCTGACGGCGAAGGCTGCAGGGGACAAAGAGAGCGCCGTGTCCAGCACGGCGGGGCCGCGTCCGGCCGGCGCCGTCACAGAGCGGTCCAACAGCACCTCCAACGGACGGTCCTCCCAGATCCTCTACGTGATCACGTCCAGCCCCGGGAAGCCGGAGCACAACATCCCAGGTCAGTGGGCTGGACGCGGCGAGACCACGGGCCACAACGCCAGTATGTCCTCACACATGATCCACTGCACGCTCTGCACCCGCCGGCAGCTCCTCCCCACTGGCATGGCCTGCTTTCTGCTCAGATTCAGATCACCTGGGTGTCGCGATAGAGTGACTCCCTGCTGTTGCTCACAGCTCTGATGCTACGTGACGCGCTTGTTCTTTCCCTGTCAGCGACTCGGGCTGAGCTTCTCGGGGTCTCCCTGCTGATCTTCTTGTCAACCCAGGCTGGATTGACACATTCCTTTCTTTTCCGCCTCCTTCCAATGTTGTTCTTTCCAAACTATGAGCTCTCTGTCTCAAAGGGCTCTCAGATGCATTTCTCAACCGGGGGGAACAGATGTGCATTGATAATGCATCACCACATCTTGACAATTTGCTGGCTGAAcgctgctaacaggtgtgccaGCGCTGCTTGTTAATCCTCCCCGGCTGCTCGGGTTTGTTTGCATTAGCGCCGGCCGCGTAACATCCCATGTCCCGTCCTTCTCTGCAGTGTGGACCATCTACGCTCTGGCCGCCCTCCTCATTCTCACTGTGGTCGCCATGGTGGCAAAGCTCCTGCTGCACATCACCGTCAAGTAAGTGTGAGGAGTCGTGTTGGACTGAGCGTTCCGAGGATTTCATCCTCAGAGCTGTGCTGCGTTCACGCTACCCGTTCTCCAAACTATGGAGGACGGGATGCAGGTCTCAATGTGCAGAGTTTTGTGTAATTACAGCATGTTACAAATTCTTCTGACGCTATAAATTTTTAGTCGGTGTCAGTGTTTTACAGAGTAACTACACCCAGTCTAATAATCCCGCTCACTTTGCCAACTGGTGGTGACAACTCGCTGTCTCCACCACGTGTTTTCCAACTATGCGTTTCTTCATTCCACGACGCAGTGAGAAGCTCTGCAGAAGCAACTCACGTGCATTCCTGTCGCCTTCAGTGTCGAGCCACTGAACCGGAGAGTGTCTGATCTTAGACAGACGGACAACTCTCACAGAGCACTATGTCTATGATTGAGATCGATACTAGTTGGGCAACATGAACAAGTTCATTAGTTAATTGCTGTTATTGGTTTGCATTTATAATAGAAGCAGTGGCACAAAACTACACATTTAGTCACTATGGTCGTTTGTTTTATCAccgtgtttcttcttcttccctcccAGGTCTCCAAACATCCCCACGGTGAGCGGCTCagacagctgcagccagagcacCGCGTCCTCCGAGCCTTGGATCATCCTGTACCGTCCCTCCACCATCTCCCTCTTCAAGAAGAAACTAAAGAACCACCACGGTGACCTCAGCCCTCTGGTGGGCAACTAGCGCCACTGCCGCCCTGCGCCATTAACCAAACGCTGCCATCAACCATGACCACGCTGGCCCTCAGACTCAAACTCCACCAGCCTCTATTAGGTCATCAAATGACAACGGACCGAGTCACTGCTACCGCGTGGCCCGCGCGTCCCAGTGGCCGAGCCTCTCGGACccgtggaggagggaggcagcggcCGCAGCGTGGGAACAGGCAGCGACAGTCGGCTGAAGCCAGATCTGCAGCTCGGACACAGATTCAAGGACGCTTCTCGTCTGCAGCGAGCTTCTCCTGTCCCAACGGGCTCCATTTCCCTCATCGTCAGAAGTCCAGTCAACAAACCTCCAGAAACCCGTCCGTGTGTGGGCTCGCTGCATAGACAGCACAGCAGCCCAGcagtctgtaccgtcaccgtcTGTGTTCAGCTGAGGTTTAACTCGTCTCGGTGGCAACCAAATCTTCATCAGTATCAAGGAGAAGATGAAGCACTGGAGTCTTTACTACACACCCACAGACTGTAGCAGCTTTACAGTCTCCTTTAACTGCCTCATACTGACTATGAACACCTGCCAAATACCAGAATCATCCCATCCAAAGAGTACCTGTGTTTGCCCATATGCAAAGTGCTAATGTTTGACCCGTTTGTATGTGACAACTGTCCTTTTGGGAGGGAAGCAGGACACAAATGCGACGCAGAAGGTAGAAATCACAGCACTTCAGGGATGAATCATCCCCGTAAAACGAGATCAGAGCGCACTCGCCCACTCGCCGCCTCAGAGGGGGATCGTGTGGATTTGGGTGGAGGCAGACTAAGCTGCCTTTTAGGGCAGATGtgaggtttgttgtttttcgcCGGTCTGATGCTGTTCAAGTGCCTTACGGAGCCACCTCTTCCCTCGGCTCTGATCCCCGGCGTGTGTTTCTGGGTCCCTCTTAGCCGTTGTCTCCGAATCAGTGGATGCGGGAAGCTTCACTTTTCAAATAGGGCATCCACCATTTACatgtaacatacagtaggaaAGGATGCCAGATTCTGTTTGGTGATCGACATGCTCAACACAACACCTCTTCATACCGGATGATTTGTCTCATAGTAAAAAGTAGCATTCGTGAACCAGAGACTTTACGTGGTCATGGACTTTAAAGGCTTTAAAGCAACTGTTCATTTCTGGTTTCTTTGTGCACGGACATTTACTGAACATATTGTTCACATTAAGTTGTCTTTGGATTACAGGGGGATGAGCATTGTTGTATATTGTGTAATTCAGTGTGGGAATGATGATATTTATGTCCCGCTCTTTCATTTTGTGTCTCTGCGAAGCGTTTGAAAGACTCGTCAAAGTGTTTTTTGTTCTTAGCTTAAAAGTGGAACGCGgccctttttttctttcttctttctcgcTTCTCTTTGCAGTAAATTGCCTAAAATCACAAGACACTGCAGGACCTGAAGCTTTTACCTGTCACCTTGATTTCAGGCCAGAAGGTCGACTGCAAACACTATACCCACACAGGAATATATCAAAAGCACTCGATGGCACTGCGCACAAGCTTGAAAGCACTTTTGTAGCTGTGATGCTTTGAGTGCGTTGCTGTGACATTTTAACTACTTGTGAAAGGTCAAAATCTGCTGTTGTGCCACTGGAATTGTAATTGGTCTTCACTGCTTTGGGTCCAGACGTTAACTTGGATTTCTCTGCAGAAAATCTCCTTCATAAGCTTCTGATCACTGTCGGAATAAACAAAGAAGAGCTTTGAATGTTACTGCACTTAAACGATCTGCCTAAAAGATAAAACAGTACTTATTCAATTCTGCAAAACAACAACTGCACATACTTTCCGCAACAACCTTAGCACTTGACAAACAAGGCTCTGCTACACAAAGTCAAAGGGTTTGTCGTTTTGGGGAGTCCGATAAAGAAGCCTGTAAGAATGTCGCCGTGTGCTCTCTTCTGCCTGTCCCCTCAACTGGAACTCATGTTAATTATTGCCCCCAGGTTTGTGATGTTCAGAGCAGGCCAAGCGTGGATAGATTGAGAAGAGAGAGCAGCGATGTGACCGCGACACGAGTGTGTGGGTTCAAATCAACGCCGCCTAACGAGAGCTGACAGTCAAAACCTACCAGGGCTGCGCTTGTTTGGATTGCCTGGCTTCTTATGCAAAGTACAGTTTTCTGTCCTGTCCTCCAGTGAGTGGGAAAAATCCCTCCCTCGCTATGTTCTAAGCGACAATACGTTCAGATTTTTagtgatgtgaatgtgtggtGAAGCTCTGCGCCAGAAGGGAGAGAACCGGACCATGACCTGGAGggtaaaaacattgttttcatgGAATTGTAAATAGGAAACTAAAATAGTGAAATTCTTAATTTATACAgtaaattattgttattttgtaCGTGAATGGGACATAATCTATCTTTTGTATAAGTGAAGTACCTTTGTAGATTTATTTAATGTGTCTTGGTTGCAAATAAACTGTATGCATGTTTCTTAA
Above is a window of Betta splendens chromosome 9, fBetSpl5.4, whole genome shotgun sequence DNA encoding:
- the kremen1 gene encoding kremen protein 1 isoform X2, yielding MDSWTATAALLLLGALSAAAFTHFDTECYTANGEDYRGFQNQTSLHGGKPCLFWNETFQHPYNTLKYPNGEGGLGSHNYCRNPDGDVQPWCYIADHEDGIYWRYCDIPTCQMPGNLGCFRDSGDPPTLSGSSETSNKLTIQNCISFCRKQKYKLAGMESGYACFCGNEVDLRDHGESPGMECNHVCFGDHTQPCGGDGWVIIFDTRVGACGGNYTAPSGVVYSPDFPDKYSPGRVCYWTIRVPGSFAILFNFTFFDISDQRDMVELLDGYTNRVVARFDWRSPPRQLLNVTGDFVILYFYSDRTNQAQGFALLYQALRSQVNLTAKAAGDKESAVSSTAGPRPAGAVTERSNSTSNGRSSQILYVITSSPGKPEHNIPVWTIYALAALLILTVVAMVAKLLLHITVKSPNIPTVSGSDSCSQSTASSEPWIILYRPSTISLFKKKLKNHHGDLSPLVGN
- the kremen1 gene encoding kremen protein 1 isoform X1; the encoded protein is MDSWTATAALLLLGALSAAAFTHFDTECYTANGEDYRGFQNQTSLHGGKPCLFWNETFQHPYNTLKYPNGEGGLGSHNYCRNPDGDVQPWCYIADHEDGIYWRYCDIPTCQMPGNLGCFRDSGDPPTLSGSSETSNKLTIQNCISFCRKQKYKLAGMESGYACFCGNEVDLRDHGESPGMECNHVCFGDHTQPCGGDGWVIIFDTRVGACGGNYTAPSGVVYSPDFPDKYSPGRVCYWTIRVPGSFAILFNFTFFDISDQRDMVELLDGYTNRVVARFDWRSPPRQLLNVTGDFVILYFYSDRTNQAQGFALLYQALRSQVNLTAKAAGDKESAVSSTAGPRPAGAVTERSNSTSNGRSSQILYVITSSPGKPEHNIPGQWAGRGETTGHNAMWTIYALAALLILTVVAMVAKLLLHITVKSPNIPTVSGSDSCSQSTASSEPWIILYRPSTISLFKKKLKNHHGDLSPLVGN